In Callospermophilus lateralis isolate mCalLat2 chromosome 4, mCalLat2.hap1, whole genome shotgun sequence, one genomic interval encodes:
- the LOC143397117 gene encoding TAR DNA-binding protein 43-like isoform X1 translates to MSEYIRVTEDENDEPIEIPSEDDGTVLLSTVTAQFPGACGLRYRNSVTQCMRGVRLVEGILHAPDAGWGNLVYVVNYPKDNKRKMDETDASSAVKVKRGVQKTSDLIVLGLPWKTTEQDLKEYFSTFGEVLMVQVKKDIKTGHSNGFGFVRFTEYETQVKVMSQRHMIDGRWCDCKLPNSKQSPDEPLRSRKVFVGRCTEDMTADELQQFFCQYGEVVDVFIPKPFRAFAFVTFADDQVAQSLCGEDLIIKGISVHISNAEPKHNSNRQLERSGRFGGNPGGFGNQGGFGNSRGGGAGLGNNQGGGMNFGAFSINPAMMAAAQAALQSSWGMMGMLASQQNQSGPSGNNQSQGNMQREPNQVVGSGNNSYSGSNSGAAIGWGSASNAGSGSGFNGGFGSSMDSKSSGWGM, encoded by the coding sequence ATGTCTGAATATATTCGGGTAACGGAAGATGAGAATGATGAGCCCATTGAAATACCATCAGAAGATGATGGGACAGTGCTGCTGTCCACAGTTACAGCCCAGTTTCCAGGGGCATGTGGGCTGCGCTACAGGAATTCAGTGACCCAGTGTATGAGAGGTGTTCGCCTAGTAGAAGGAATTTTGCATGCCCCTGATGCTGGTTGGGGAAACCTGGTATACGTTGTCAACTATCCCAAAGATAACAAAAGGAAAATGGATGAGACAGATGCTTCATCGGCAGTGAAAGTGAAAAGAGGAGTCCAAAAAACATCTGATTTAATAGTATTGGGTCTCCCGTGGAAAACAACCGAACAGGACCTGAAAGAATATTTTAGTACCTTTGGAGAAGTTCTTATGGTGCAGGTCAAGAAAGATATTAAAACTGGTCATTCAAACGGGTTTGGCTTTGTACGATTTACGGAATATGAAACCCAGGTGAAAGTAATGTCACAGCGACATATGATAGACGGACGATGGTGTGACTGTAAACTCCCCAATTCTAAGCAAAGCCCGGATGAGCCTTTGAGAAGCAGAAAGGTGTTTGTTGGGCGCTGTACGGAGGACATGACTGCTGATGAGCTGCAGCAGTTCTTCTGTCAGTATGGAGAAGTGGTAGATGTCTTCATTCCCAAACCATTCAGGGCTTTTGCCTTTGTTACATTTGCAGATGATCAGGTTGCCCAGTCTCTTTGTGGAGAGGACTTGATCATTAAAGGAATCAGCGTGCATATATCCAATGCTGAACCTAAGCACAATAGCAATAGGCAGTTAGAGAGAAGTGGAAGATTTGGTGGTAATCCAGGTggctttgggaatcagggtgggtTTGGTAACAGTAGAGGGGGTGGAGCTGGCTTGGGAAACAATCAGGGTGGAGGGATGAACTTTGGTGCTTTTAGCATTAATCCAGCAATGATGGCAGCAGCCCAGGCAGCGCTGCAGAGCAGTTGGGGTATGATGGGCATGTTAGCCAGTCAGCAGAACCAATCAGGCCCATCAGGTAATAACCAAAGTCAGGGCAACATGCAGAGAGAGCCAAATCAAGTTGTTGGGTCTGGAAATAATTCCTATAGTGGTTCTAATTCTGGTGCTGCAATTGGTTGGGGATCAGCATCAAATGCAGGGTCAGGTAGTGGTTTCAATGGAGGCTTTGGCTCAAGCATGGATTCTAAATCTTCTGGCTGGGGAATGTAG
- the LOC143397117 gene encoding TAR DNA-binding protein 43-like isoform X3 gives MSEYIRVTEDENDEPIEIPSEDDGTVLLSTVTAQFPGACGLRYRNSVTQCMRGVRLVEGILHAPDAGWGNLVYVVNYPKDNKRKMDETDASSAVKVKRGVQKTSDLIVLGLPWKTTEQDLKEYFSTFGEVLMVQVKKDIKTGHSNGFGFVRFTEYETQVKVMSQRHMIDGRWCDCKLPNSKQSPDEPLRSRKVFVGRCTEDMTADELQQFFCQYGEVVDVFIPKPFRAFAFVTFADDQVAQSLCGEDLIIKGISVHISNAEPKHNSNRQLERSGRFGGNPGMLLSTCFLIQEFVITLHRLRL, from the exons ATGTCTGAATATATTCGGGTAACGGAAGATGAGAATGATGAGCCCATTGAAATACCATCAGAAGATGATGGGACAGTGCTGCTGTCCACAGTTACAGCCCAGTTTCCAGGGGCATGTGGGCTGCGCTACAGGAATTCAGTGACCCAGTGTATGAGAGGTGTTCGCCTAGTAGAAGGAATTTTGCATGCCCCTGATGCTGGTTGGGGAAACCTGGTATACGTTGTCAACTATCCCAAAGATAACAAAAGGAAAATGGATGAGACAGATGCTTCATCGGCAGTGAAAGTGAAAAGAGGAGTCCAAAAAACATCTGATTTAATAGTATTGGGTCTCCCGTGGAAAACAACCGAACAGGACCTGAAAGAATATTTTAGTACCTTTGGAGAAGTTCTTATGGTGCAGGTCAAGAAAGATATTAAAACTGGTCATTCAAACGGGTTTGGCTTTGTACGATTTACGGAATATGAAACCCAGGTGAAAGTAATGTCACAGCGACATATGATAGACGGACGATGGTGTGACTGTAAACTCCCCAATTCTAAGCAAAGCCCGGATGAGCCTTTGAGAAGCAGAAAGGTGTTTGTTGGGCGCTGTACGGAGGACATGACTGCTGATGAGCTGCAGCAGTTCTTCTGTCAGTATGGAGAAGTGGTAGATGTCTTCATTCCCAAACCATTCAGGGCTTTTGCCTTTGTTACATTTGCAGATGATCAGGTTGCCCAGTCTCTTTGTGGAGAGGACTTGATCATTAAAGGAATCAGCGTGCATATATCCAATGCTGAACCTAAGCACAATAGCAATAGGCAGTTAGAGAGAAGTGGAAGATTTGGTGGTAATCCAG GAATGCTTCTGTCTACATGCTTTCTCATTCAAGAATTCGTCATAACACTGCACAGGCTGCGTCTTTGA
- the LOC143397117 gene encoding TAR DNA-binding protein 43-like isoform X2 has protein sequence MSEYIRVTEDENDEPIEIPSEDDGTVLLSTVTAQFPGACGLRYRNSVTQCMRGVRLVEGILHAPDAGWGNLVYVVNYPKDNKRKMDETDASSAVKVKRGVQKTSDLIVLGLPWKTTEQDLKEYFSTFGEVLMVQVKKDIKTGHSNGFGFVRFTEYETQVKVMSQRHMIDGRWCDCKLPNSKQSPDEPLRSRKVFVGRCTEDMTADELQQFFCQYGEVVDVFIPKPFRAFAFVTFADDQVAQSLCGEDLIIKGISVHISNAEPKHNSNRQLERSGRFGGNPGGFGNQVHLISNVYGRSTSLKVVL, from the exons ATGTCTGAATATATTCGGGTAACGGAAGATGAGAATGATGAGCCCATTGAAATACCATCAGAAGATGATGGGACAGTGCTGCTGTCCACAGTTACAGCCCAGTTTCCAGGGGCATGTGGGCTGCGCTACAGGAATTCAGTGACCCAGTGTATGAGAGGTGTTCGCCTAGTAGAAGGAATTTTGCATGCCCCTGATGCTGGTTGGGGAAACCTGGTATACGTTGTCAACTATCCCAAAGATAACAAAAGGAAAATGGATGAGACAGATGCTTCATCGGCAGTGAAAGTGAAAAGAGGAGTCCAAAAAACATCTGATTTAATAGTATTGGGTCTCCCGTGGAAAACAACCGAACAGGACCTGAAAGAATATTTTAGTACCTTTGGAGAAGTTCTTATGGTGCAGGTCAAGAAAGATATTAAAACTGGTCATTCAAACGGGTTTGGCTTTGTACGATTTACGGAATATGAAACCCAGGTGAAAGTAATGTCACAGCGACATATGATAGACGGACGATGGTGTGACTGTAAACTCCCCAATTCTAAGCAAAGCCCGGATGAGCCTTTGAGAAGCAGAAAGGTGTTTGTTGGGCGCTGTACGGAGGACATGACTGCTGATGAGCTGCAGCAGTTCTTCTGTCAGTATGGAGAAGTGGTAGATGTCTTCATTCCCAAACCATTCAGGGCTTTTGCCTTTGTTACATTTGCAGATGATCAGGTTGCCCAGTCTCTTTGTGGAGAGGACTTGATCATTAAAGGAATCAGCGTGCATATATCCAATGCTGAACCTAAGCACAATAGCAATAGGCAGTTAGAGAGAAGTGGAAGATTTGGTGGTAATCCAGGTggctttgggaatcagg TTCATCTCATTTCAAATGTTTATGGAAGAAGCACTTCATTGAAAGTAGTGCTGTAA